From the Manihot esculenta cultivar AM560-2 chromosome 3, M.esculenta_v8, whole genome shotgun sequence genome, one window contains:
- the LOC110610324 gene encoding transcription initiation factor TFIID subunit 10, producing the protein MNHTNNPQQPNDARHDDDAALTEFLSSLMDYTPTIPDELVEHYLAKSGFQCPDVRLVRLVAVATQKFVAEVASDALQQCRARQSTVVKDKREKQQKDKRPILTMEDLSKALRDYGVNVKHQEYFADSPSTGMDPASRDE; encoded by the exons atGAATCACACCAACAACCCCCAGCAACCCAACGATGCTAGGCACGACGATGACGCAGCCCTCACTGAATTTCTCTCTTCCTTAATGGATTACACTCCCACC atACCCGATGAATTGGTGGAGCATTACCTAGCTAAGAGTGGATTTCAATGTCCCGATGTTCGATT AGTTAGACTAGTAGCTGTTGCTACTCAAAAGTTCGTTGCAGAGGTTGCAAGTGATGCACTGCA GCAATGCAGAGCTCGTCAATCAACAGTAGTCAAAGACaaaagagagaagcagcaaaaA GATAAGCGCCCTATCTTGACAATGGAGGACCTGTCCAAGGCTTTGCGTGAT TACGGTGTGAATGTGAAGCACCAAGAGTATTTTGCCGACAGCCCATCAACCGGAATGGATCCTGCTTCAAGAGATGAGTAA
- the LOC110610995 gene encoding histidine kinase 5 isoform X2, with the protein MDNVGLSDSKFSKMENNQIDQIEDMDIEVVPSMWPEDIDSEKPYNVEKPGGDQDMLEEVTIVEEPSIVDFHRLIELTSYTDRGSSQLAYLVKHWEYQQATAVRLLREELDILSQQRQEVELKKLEILENFRFEEEGYGGDNRPISILDEVIDIYQALPRRKKDVIIQNKKVKIDAEYDTVAYWKQRALNLEKLLEASIQREEALNEKLQESVKDLERQSSPVEELSQILKRADNFLHFILQNAPVVMGHQDKELRYRFIYNHFPSLQEEDILGKTDMEIFTGAGVKESQDFKREVLEKGLPAKREITFETELFGLKTFLIYVEPVFSKSGETIGINYMGMDVTDQVRKREKMAKLREEIAVQKAKETELNKTIHITEETMRAKQMLATMSHEIRSPLSGVVSMAEILSTTNLDHEQRQLLNVMISSGDLVLQLINDILDLSKVESGVMKLEATKFRPREVVKHVLQTAAASLKKILILEGRIADDVPIEVIGDVLRIRQILTNLISNAIKFTHEGKVGIKLYVVPDPCSGKAGGNHQKSSCGHSTTNASKKEKCTSASQTNNDQNGSHSPRQHHLLDSEPRSPVRNGNAMEGDKQEEPQLPGTVVWLRCDVYDTGIGIPENALPTLFKRYMQVSADHARKYGGTGLGLAICKQLVELMGGRLTVSSQVNYGSTFIFILPYKVSPMCDSSDEADELSDMTDHDAEIEDETAGYFLFQPRALGPLFSCNGSTRTKKLLPQNICYAKNAFSDNPYSFSHNFISKETASVEDACSMVEVADTLSEPESSFSHSPEPAECSRKMDGRPKRSEPLGSSQVGEKSGISYQFTSGSSSQVEISKLQPKILLVEDNKINVMVTRSMMKQLGHTIDVVNNGVEAVRAVQCNCYDLILMDVCMPVMDGLQATRLIRSFEETGSWDAAVKAGIELCSPSSNSLLLNSQGSTPSTKRTPIIAMTANALSESAEECYANGSSISTEIKLYISIQNLFFLFLVQQISPILLKFLEGNWTVCTFSNANIISIPLQANATS; encoded by the exons ATGGATAATGTGGGTTTAAGTGATTCAAAGTTCAGCAAGATGGAGAACAATCAAATTGATCAGATTGAAGACATGGACATTGAAGTTGTTCCTTCAATGTGGCCTGAAGATATTGATAGTGAAAAGCCATACAATGTAGAAAAGCCAGGAGGAGATCAAGATATGTTGGAGGAAGTTACTATAGTTGAGGAGCCAAGTATAGTCGATTTCCACCGCCTTATAGAGCTAACCAGTTACACTGACAGGGGTTCTTCTCAGCTAGCATACCTTGTAAAACATTGGGAATATCAGCAGGCGACTGCTGTACGACTTCTCAGAGAAGAGCTTGACATTCTAAGCCAGCAAAGGCAAGAAGTTGAGCTGAAAAAGTTGGAAATATTGGAAAATTTTCGGTTTGAGGAAGAAGGATATGGTGGTGACAATCGTCCAATATCTATATTGGATGAAGTTATTGATATATATCAAGCTCTTCCTCGGAGAAAAAAAGATGTCATTATTCAAAACAAGAAAGTAAAAATAGATGCTGAATATGACACTGTTGCATACTGGAAGCAGCGAGCCCTGAATTTGGAGAAATTGTTGGAGGCTAGCATCCAGAGGGAGGAAGCACTTAACGAGAAGTTACAGGAAAGTGTAAAAGATTTGGAAAGGCAGTCCTCCCCAGTAGAAGAATTGTCCCAGATTCTGAAAAGAGCAGACAATTTCTTACATTTTATACTTCAAAATGCTCCTGTTGTCATGGGTCATCAG GATAAAGAGTTAAGATATCGCTTTATCTATAATCATTTCCCAAGTTTGCAAGAGGAG GACATTTTGGGAAAGACAGATATGGAAATTTTTACAGGAGCAGGAGTTAAGGAATCACAAGATTTCAAGAGAGAAGTTCTGGAGAAAGGATTGCCTGCAAAGAGGGAAATTACGTTTGAGACAGAATTATTTGGCTTGAAGACATTTTTGATTTATGTAGAACCTGTATTTAGCAAGTCAGGGGAGACAATTGGGATAAATTATATGGGAATGGATGTGACTGACCAG GtaaggaaaagagaaaagatGGCAAAGCTTCGAGAAGAGATAGCAGTACAGAAAGCAAAAGAAACAGAACTGAATAAAACAATCCATATAACAG AGGAGACAATGCGTGCAAAACAAATGCTGGCAACGATGTCTCATGAGATAAGATCTCCTCTTTCTGGGGTTGTAAGCATGGCTGAGATACTTTCCACCACGAACCTTGACCATGAGCAAAGACAGCTACTCAACGTTATGATATCTTCAGGGGATCTCGTCCTTCAACTCATAAATGACATACTTGACCTTTCCAAGGTTGAGTCTGGTGTTATGAAATTGGAAGCCACAAAATTCCGTCCAAGAGAGGTAGTAAAGCATGTACTTCAAACAGCTGCTGCATCATTGAAAAAGATTCTGATATTGGAAGGACGCATAGCTGATGATGTCCCCATTGAG GTCATTGGAGATGTTCTAAGGATTCGACAAATCCTCACTAACTTAATCAG CAATGCAATCAAGTTTACCCATGAAGGGAAAGTAGGGATAAAACTTTATGTGGTACCAGATCCATGTTCTGGAAAGGCGGGAGGTAACCATCAGAAGTCATCTTGTGGTCATTCAACCACAAATGCATCAAAGAAGGAGAAATGCACATCAGCATCTCAAACTAACAATGATCAAAATGGTTCTCACAGTCCTCGTCAACATCATTTACTTGATAGTGAACCTAGAAGTCCAGTTAGAAATGGAAATGCCATGGAAGGAGATAAACAGGAGGAACCTCAGTTACCGGGAACAGTAGTATGGCTGCGCTGTGATGTTTATGACACTGGAATTGGAATACCAG AAAATGCTTTGCCAACTCTATTTAAAAGATACATGCAAGTCAGTGCAGATCATGCTCGAAAATATGGAGGGACAGGCCTGGGACTTGCAATATGCAAACAGCTG GTTGAGCTGATGGGTGGCCGTCTAACTGTGTCTAGCCAAGTGAACTATGGGTCtactttcatatttattttaccATACAAGGTATCACCAATGTGTGATTCTTCTGATGAAGCTGATGAGCTATCAGATATGACTGATCATGATGCTGAAATAGAGGATGAAACTGCTGGCTACTTTTTGTTCCAACCACGTGCGTTGGGCCCTCTGTTCTCTTGTAATGGATCCACGAggactaaaaaattattaccaCAAAATATTTGCTATGCTAAGAATGCATTCTCAGACAACCCATACTCATTTTCCCATAATTTTATATCCAAAGAGACGGCATCTGTTGAGGATGCCTGTTCTATGGTGGAAGTTGCTGATACATTATCTGAACCTGAAAGTTCTTTCAGTCACAGTCCGGAACCTGCTG AATGCAGCAGAAAAATGGATGGAAGGCCAAAGAGAAGTGAACCCCTAGGATCAAGTCAGGTGGGGGAGAAATCTGGAATAAGTTATCAGTTCACATCTGGAAGCAGTTCACAAGTAGAAATATCAAAATTACAGCCTAAGATCCTTCTTGTAGAAGACAATAAGATTAATGTAATGGTGACTCGATCAATGATGAAGCAATTAGGCCATACCATAGATGTTGTTAACAATGGAGTTGAAGCTGTGCGTGCAGTTCAATGCAATTGTTATGATCTCATATTGATG GATGTCTGCATGCCAGTTATGGATGGCCTTCAAGCCACTAGACTTATCCGTTCTTTTGAAGAAACTGGCAGTTGGGATGCAGCAGTTAAGGCTGGAATCGAATTATGTTCACCTTCCTCAAATTCATTACTATTAAATTCTCAAGGTTCTACGCCTTCGACCAAGCGGACCCCTATAATTGCA ATGACTGCAAATGCATTGTCAGAGAGTGCAGAGGAATGTTATGCAAATG GCAGTAGCATCTCAACAGAAATCAAGTTGTATATATCAATTCAAAAcctttttttcctctttttggTCCAACAAATTTCTCCCATATTACTGAAGTTTTTAGAAGGTAATTGGACTGTTTGTACATTTTCTAATGCCAATATAATTAGTATTCCACTTCAAGCAAATGCAACATCTTAA
- the LOC110610995 gene encoding histidine kinase 5 isoform X1 yields MDNVGLSDSKFSKMENNQIDQIEDMDIEVVPSMWPEDIDSEKPYNVEKPGGDQDMLEEVTIVEEPSIVDFHRLIELTSYTDRGSSQLAYLVKHWEYQQATAVRLLREELDILSQQRQEVELKKLEILENFRFEEEGYGGDNRPISILDEVIDIYQALPRRKKDVIIQNKKVKIDAEYDTVAYWKQRALNLEKLLEASIQREEALNEKLQESVKDLERQSSPVEELSQILKRADNFLHFILQNAPVVMGHQDKELRYRFIYNHFPSLQEEDILGKTDMEIFTGAGVKESQDFKREVLEKGLPAKREITFETELFGLKTFLIYVEPVFSKSGETIGINYMGMDVTDQVRKREKMAKLREEIAVQKAKETELNKTIHITEETMRAKQMLATMSHEIRSPLSGVVSMAEILSTTNLDHEQRQLLNVMISSGDLVLQLINDILDLSKVESGVMKLEATKFRPREVVKHVLQTAAASLKKILILEGRIADDVPIEVIGDVLRIRQILTNLISNAIKFTHEGKVGIKLYVVPDPCSGKAGGNHQKSSCGHSTTNASKKEKCTSASQTNNDQNGSHSPRQHHLLDSEPRSPVRNGNAMEGDKQEEPQLPGTVVWLRCDVYDTGIGIPENALPTLFKRYMQVSADHARKYGGTGLGLAICKQLVELMGGRLTVSSQVNYGSTFIFILPYKVSPMCDSSDEADELSDMTDHDAEIEDETAGYFLFQPRALGPLFSCNGSTRTKKLLPQNICYAKNAFSDNPYSFSHNFISKETASVEDACSMVEVADTLSEPESSFSHSPEPAGENAACRNKHLQDDTNRQLQNPTTNSTSHAECSRKMDGRPKRSEPLGSSQVGEKSGISYQFTSGSSSQVEISKLQPKILLVEDNKINVMVTRSMMKQLGHTIDVVNNGVEAVRAVQCNCYDLILMDVCMPVMDGLQATRLIRSFEETGSWDAAVKAGIELCSPSSNSLLLNSQGSTPSTKRTPIIAMTANALSESAEECYANGSSISTEIKLYISIQNLFFLFLVQQISPILLKFLEGNWTVCTFSNANIISIPLQANATS; encoded by the exons ATGGATAATGTGGGTTTAAGTGATTCAAAGTTCAGCAAGATGGAGAACAATCAAATTGATCAGATTGAAGACATGGACATTGAAGTTGTTCCTTCAATGTGGCCTGAAGATATTGATAGTGAAAAGCCATACAATGTAGAAAAGCCAGGAGGAGATCAAGATATGTTGGAGGAAGTTACTATAGTTGAGGAGCCAAGTATAGTCGATTTCCACCGCCTTATAGAGCTAACCAGTTACACTGACAGGGGTTCTTCTCAGCTAGCATACCTTGTAAAACATTGGGAATATCAGCAGGCGACTGCTGTACGACTTCTCAGAGAAGAGCTTGACATTCTAAGCCAGCAAAGGCAAGAAGTTGAGCTGAAAAAGTTGGAAATATTGGAAAATTTTCGGTTTGAGGAAGAAGGATATGGTGGTGACAATCGTCCAATATCTATATTGGATGAAGTTATTGATATATATCAAGCTCTTCCTCGGAGAAAAAAAGATGTCATTATTCAAAACAAGAAAGTAAAAATAGATGCTGAATATGACACTGTTGCATACTGGAAGCAGCGAGCCCTGAATTTGGAGAAATTGTTGGAGGCTAGCATCCAGAGGGAGGAAGCACTTAACGAGAAGTTACAGGAAAGTGTAAAAGATTTGGAAAGGCAGTCCTCCCCAGTAGAAGAATTGTCCCAGATTCTGAAAAGAGCAGACAATTTCTTACATTTTATACTTCAAAATGCTCCTGTTGTCATGGGTCATCAG GATAAAGAGTTAAGATATCGCTTTATCTATAATCATTTCCCAAGTTTGCAAGAGGAG GACATTTTGGGAAAGACAGATATGGAAATTTTTACAGGAGCAGGAGTTAAGGAATCACAAGATTTCAAGAGAGAAGTTCTGGAGAAAGGATTGCCTGCAAAGAGGGAAATTACGTTTGAGACAGAATTATTTGGCTTGAAGACATTTTTGATTTATGTAGAACCTGTATTTAGCAAGTCAGGGGAGACAATTGGGATAAATTATATGGGAATGGATGTGACTGACCAG GtaaggaaaagagaaaagatGGCAAAGCTTCGAGAAGAGATAGCAGTACAGAAAGCAAAAGAAACAGAACTGAATAAAACAATCCATATAACAG AGGAGACAATGCGTGCAAAACAAATGCTGGCAACGATGTCTCATGAGATAAGATCTCCTCTTTCTGGGGTTGTAAGCATGGCTGAGATACTTTCCACCACGAACCTTGACCATGAGCAAAGACAGCTACTCAACGTTATGATATCTTCAGGGGATCTCGTCCTTCAACTCATAAATGACATACTTGACCTTTCCAAGGTTGAGTCTGGTGTTATGAAATTGGAAGCCACAAAATTCCGTCCAAGAGAGGTAGTAAAGCATGTACTTCAAACAGCTGCTGCATCATTGAAAAAGATTCTGATATTGGAAGGACGCATAGCTGATGATGTCCCCATTGAG GTCATTGGAGATGTTCTAAGGATTCGACAAATCCTCACTAACTTAATCAG CAATGCAATCAAGTTTACCCATGAAGGGAAAGTAGGGATAAAACTTTATGTGGTACCAGATCCATGTTCTGGAAAGGCGGGAGGTAACCATCAGAAGTCATCTTGTGGTCATTCAACCACAAATGCATCAAAGAAGGAGAAATGCACATCAGCATCTCAAACTAACAATGATCAAAATGGTTCTCACAGTCCTCGTCAACATCATTTACTTGATAGTGAACCTAGAAGTCCAGTTAGAAATGGAAATGCCATGGAAGGAGATAAACAGGAGGAACCTCAGTTACCGGGAACAGTAGTATGGCTGCGCTGTGATGTTTATGACACTGGAATTGGAATACCAG AAAATGCTTTGCCAACTCTATTTAAAAGATACATGCAAGTCAGTGCAGATCATGCTCGAAAATATGGAGGGACAGGCCTGGGACTTGCAATATGCAAACAGCTG GTTGAGCTGATGGGTGGCCGTCTAACTGTGTCTAGCCAAGTGAACTATGGGTCtactttcatatttattttaccATACAAGGTATCACCAATGTGTGATTCTTCTGATGAAGCTGATGAGCTATCAGATATGACTGATCATGATGCTGAAATAGAGGATGAAACTGCTGGCTACTTTTTGTTCCAACCACGTGCGTTGGGCCCTCTGTTCTCTTGTAATGGATCCACGAggactaaaaaattattaccaCAAAATATTTGCTATGCTAAGAATGCATTCTCAGACAACCCATACTCATTTTCCCATAATTTTATATCCAAAGAGACGGCATCTGTTGAGGATGCCTGTTCTATGGTGGAAGTTGCTGATACATTATCTGAACCTGAAAGTTCTTTCAGTCACAGTCCGGAACCTGCTGGTGAGAATGCAGCTTGTAGAAACAAGCATTTGCAAGATGACACAAATAGACAATTGCAAAATCCTACTACAAATTCTACTTCTCATGCAGAATGCAGCAGAAAAATGGATGGAAGGCCAAAGAGAAGTGAACCCCTAGGATCAAGTCAGGTGGGGGAGAAATCTGGAATAAGTTATCAGTTCACATCTGGAAGCAGTTCACAAGTAGAAATATCAAAATTACAGCCTAAGATCCTTCTTGTAGAAGACAATAAGATTAATGTAATGGTGACTCGATCAATGATGAAGCAATTAGGCCATACCATAGATGTTGTTAACAATGGAGTTGAAGCTGTGCGTGCAGTTCAATGCAATTGTTATGATCTCATATTGATG GATGTCTGCATGCCAGTTATGGATGGCCTTCAAGCCACTAGACTTATCCGTTCTTTTGAAGAAACTGGCAGTTGGGATGCAGCAGTTAAGGCTGGAATCGAATTATGTTCACCTTCCTCAAATTCATTACTATTAAATTCTCAAGGTTCTACGCCTTCGACCAAGCGGACCCCTATAATTGCA ATGACTGCAAATGCATTGTCAGAGAGTGCAGAGGAATGTTATGCAAATG GCAGTAGCATCTCAACAGAAATCAAGTTGTATATATCAATTCAAAAcctttttttcctctttttggTCCAACAAATTTCTCCCATATTACTGAAGTTTTTAGAAGGTAATTGGACTGTTTGTACATTTTCTAATGCCAATATAATTAGTATTCCACTTCAAGCAAATGCAACATCTTAA
- the LOC110610995 gene encoding histidine kinase 5 isoform X3: MDNVGLSDSKFSKMENNQIDQIEDMDIEVVPSMWPEDIDSEKPYNVEKPGGDQDMLEEVTIVEEPSIVDFHRLIELTSYTDRGSSQLAYLVKHWEYQQATAVRLLREELDILSQQRQEVELKKLEILENFRFEEEGYGGDNRPISILDEVIDIYQALPRRKKDVIIQNKKVKIDAEYDTVAYWKQRALNLEKLLEASIQREEALNEKLQESVKDLERQSSPVEELSQILKRADNFLHFILQNAPVVMGHQDKELRYRFIYNHFPSLQEEDILGKTDMEIFTGAGVKESQDFKREVLEKGLPAKREITFETELFGLKTFLIYVEPVFSKSGETIGINYMGMDVTDQVRKREKMAKLREEIAVQKAKETELNKTIHITEETMRAKQMLATMSHEIRSPLSGVVSMAEILSTTNLDHEQRQLLNVMISSGDLVLQLINDILDLSKVESGVMKLEATKFRPREVVKHVLQTAAASLKKILILEGRIADDVPIEVIGDVLRIRQILTNLISNAIKFTHEGKVGIKLYVVPDPCSGKAGGNHQKSSCGHSTTNASKKEKCTSASQTNNDQNGSHSPRQHHLLDSEPRSPVRNGNAMEGDKQEEPQLPGTVVWLRCDVYDTGIGIPENALPTLFKRYMQVSADHARKYGGTGLGLAICKQLVELMGGRLTVSSQVNYGSTFIFILPYKVSPMCDSSDEADELSDMTDHDAEIEDETAGYFLFQPRALGPLFSCNGSTRTKKLLPQNICYAKNAFSDNPYSFSHNFISKETASVEDACSMVEVADTLSEPESSFSHSPEPAGENAACRNKHLQDDTNRQLQNPTTNSTSHAECSRKMDGRPKRSEPLGSSQVGEKSGISYQFTSGSSSQVEISKLQPKILLVEDNKINVMVTRSMMKQLGHTIDVVNNGVEAVRAVQCNCYDLILMDVCMPVMDGLQATRLIRSFEETGSWDAAVKAGIELCSPSSNSLLLNSQGSTPSTKRTPIIAMTANALSESAEECYANGMDSFISKPVTFQKLKDCFEQYFT, translated from the exons ATGGATAATGTGGGTTTAAGTGATTCAAAGTTCAGCAAGATGGAGAACAATCAAATTGATCAGATTGAAGACATGGACATTGAAGTTGTTCCTTCAATGTGGCCTGAAGATATTGATAGTGAAAAGCCATACAATGTAGAAAAGCCAGGAGGAGATCAAGATATGTTGGAGGAAGTTACTATAGTTGAGGAGCCAAGTATAGTCGATTTCCACCGCCTTATAGAGCTAACCAGTTACACTGACAGGGGTTCTTCTCAGCTAGCATACCTTGTAAAACATTGGGAATATCAGCAGGCGACTGCTGTACGACTTCTCAGAGAAGAGCTTGACATTCTAAGCCAGCAAAGGCAAGAAGTTGAGCTGAAAAAGTTGGAAATATTGGAAAATTTTCGGTTTGAGGAAGAAGGATATGGTGGTGACAATCGTCCAATATCTATATTGGATGAAGTTATTGATATATATCAAGCTCTTCCTCGGAGAAAAAAAGATGTCATTATTCAAAACAAGAAAGTAAAAATAGATGCTGAATATGACACTGTTGCATACTGGAAGCAGCGAGCCCTGAATTTGGAGAAATTGTTGGAGGCTAGCATCCAGAGGGAGGAAGCACTTAACGAGAAGTTACAGGAAAGTGTAAAAGATTTGGAAAGGCAGTCCTCCCCAGTAGAAGAATTGTCCCAGATTCTGAAAAGAGCAGACAATTTCTTACATTTTATACTTCAAAATGCTCCTGTTGTCATGGGTCATCAG GATAAAGAGTTAAGATATCGCTTTATCTATAATCATTTCCCAAGTTTGCAAGAGGAG GACATTTTGGGAAAGACAGATATGGAAATTTTTACAGGAGCAGGAGTTAAGGAATCACAAGATTTCAAGAGAGAAGTTCTGGAGAAAGGATTGCCTGCAAAGAGGGAAATTACGTTTGAGACAGAATTATTTGGCTTGAAGACATTTTTGATTTATGTAGAACCTGTATTTAGCAAGTCAGGGGAGACAATTGGGATAAATTATATGGGAATGGATGTGACTGACCAG GtaaggaaaagagaaaagatGGCAAAGCTTCGAGAAGAGATAGCAGTACAGAAAGCAAAAGAAACAGAACTGAATAAAACAATCCATATAACAG AGGAGACAATGCGTGCAAAACAAATGCTGGCAACGATGTCTCATGAGATAAGATCTCCTCTTTCTGGGGTTGTAAGCATGGCTGAGATACTTTCCACCACGAACCTTGACCATGAGCAAAGACAGCTACTCAACGTTATGATATCTTCAGGGGATCTCGTCCTTCAACTCATAAATGACATACTTGACCTTTCCAAGGTTGAGTCTGGTGTTATGAAATTGGAAGCCACAAAATTCCGTCCAAGAGAGGTAGTAAAGCATGTACTTCAAACAGCTGCTGCATCATTGAAAAAGATTCTGATATTGGAAGGACGCATAGCTGATGATGTCCCCATTGAG GTCATTGGAGATGTTCTAAGGATTCGACAAATCCTCACTAACTTAATCAG CAATGCAATCAAGTTTACCCATGAAGGGAAAGTAGGGATAAAACTTTATGTGGTACCAGATCCATGTTCTGGAAAGGCGGGAGGTAACCATCAGAAGTCATCTTGTGGTCATTCAACCACAAATGCATCAAAGAAGGAGAAATGCACATCAGCATCTCAAACTAACAATGATCAAAATGGTTCTCACAGTCCTCGTCAACATCATTTACTTGATAGTGAACCTAGAAGTCCAGTTAGAAATGGAAATGCCATGGAAGGAGATAAACAGGAGGAACCTCAGTTACCGGGAACAGTAGTATGGCTGCGCTGTGATGTTTATGACACTGGAATTGGAATACCAG AAAATGCTTTGCCAACTCTATTTAAAAGATACATGCAAGTCAGTGCAGATCATGCTCGAAAATATGGAGGGACAGGCCTGGGACTTGCAATATGCAAACAGCTG GTTGAGCTGATGGGTGGCCGTCTAACTGTGTCTAGCCAAGTGAACTATGGGTCtactttcatatttattttaccATACAAGGTATCACCAATGTGTGATTCTTCTGATGAAGCTGATGAGCTATCAGATATGACTGATCATGATGCTGAAATAGAGGATGAAACTGCTGGCTACTTTTTGTTCCAACCACGTGCGTTGGGCCCTCTGTTCTCTTGTAATGGATCCACGAggactaaaaaattattaccaCAAAATATTTGCTATGCTAAGAATGCATTCTCAGACAACCCATACTCATTTTCCCATAATTTTATATCCAAAGAGACGGCATCTGTTGAGGATGCCTGTTCTATGGTGGAAGTTGCTGATACATTATCTGAACCTGAAAGTTCTTTCAGTCACAGTCCGGAACCTGCTGGTGAGAATGCAGCTTGTAGAAACAAGCATTTGCAAGATGACACAAATAGACAATTGCAAAATCCTACTACAAATTCTACTTCTCATGCAGAATGCAGCAGAAAAATGGATGGAAGGCCAAAGAGAAGTGAACCCCTAGGATCAAGTCAGGTGGGGGAGAAATCTGGAATAAGTTATCAGTTCACATCTGGAAGCAGTTCACAAGTAGAAATATCAAAATTACAGCCTAAGATCCTTCTTGTAGAAGACAATAAGATTAATGTAATGGTGACTCGATCAATGATGAAGCAATTAGGCCATACCATAGATGTTGTTAACAATGGAGTTGAAGCTGTGCGTGCAGTTCAATGCAATTGTTATGATCTCATATTGATG GATGTCTGCATGCCAGTTATGGATGGCCTTCAAGCCACTAGACTTATCCGTTCTTTTGAAGAAACTGGCAGTTGGGATGCAGCAGTTAAGGCTGGAATCGAATTATGTTCACCTTCCTCAAATTCATTACTATTAAATTCTCAAGGTTCTACGCCTTCGACCAAGCGGACCCCTATAATTGCA ATGACTGCAAATGCATTGTCAGAGAGTGCAGAGGAATGTTATGCAAATGGTATGGACTCATTTATCTCAAAGCCTGTCACTTTCCAAAAACTAAAAGACTGTTTTGAACAATATTTTACTTGA